The nucleotide sequence AATAAAAACATTACATATATTCCAAGGAGGTTGTTTCACTTGTTAAAACCACTAGGTGATCGCGTAGTAATTGAGCTGGTTGAATCAGAGGAAAAAACAGCCAGTGGCATTGTATTGCCAGATTCAGCGAAAGAAAAACCACAAGAAGGGAAAATTGTGGCAGTCGGCAACGGACGTGTACTTGAAAGCGGAGAAAGAGTAGCGCTTGAAGTAGCTGTTGGCGACCGTATCATCTTCTCTAAATATGCTGGTACAGAGGTGAAATACGAAGGCAAAGAATTATTAATCCTTCGTGAAAGCGACATCCTTGCTGTAACAGGTGAATAATTAACAAATACTTATCTATTTTAAATAACTTAAATAATCAGGGAGGTTTTTCATATGGCTAAAGAGATTAAATTTAGCGAAGAAGCACGCCGCGCAATGCTTCGCGGGGTAGATCAGCTGGCGGATGCCGTAAAAGTAACTCTTGGACCTAAAGGACGCAACGTGGTTCTTGAGAAAAAATTTGGTTCACCGCTTATCACAAATGATGGTGTGACAATCGCGAAAGAAATCGAACTGGAAGATGCATTCGAAAACATGGGTGCGAAGCTTGTTGCTGAAGTAGCAAGCAAAACAAACGACGTAGCTGGTGACGGTACAACTACGGCGACAGTTCTTGCGCAAGCAATGATCAGCGAAGGCTTGAAAAACGTAACAGCAGGCGCAAACCCTGTTGGCGTGCGTAAAGGAATGGACTTTGCTGTTCAAACAGCTGTGGAAGCATTAAAAGAAATCTCTAAGCCAATCGAGGGCAAAGAGTCTATCGCACAAGTTGCAGCGATTTCATCTGCTGATGAAGAAGTTGGCCAATTGATTGCTGAAGCGATGGAGCGCGTTGGCAACGACGGCGTTATCACAATCGAAGAATCAAAAGGATTCACTACAGAGCTTGACGTAGTAGAAGGTATGCAATTCGACCGCGGCTACGCTTCTCCATATATGGTAACAGATTCTGATAAAATGGAAGCTGTTCTTGAAAATCCATATATCTTAATCACAGATAAGAAGATTGCAAGCATTCAAGAAGTACTTCCTGTACTTGAGCAAGTAGTTCAACAAAGCAGACCGCTTTTAATCATCGCTGAAGACGTAGAAGGCGAAGCTTTGGCTACACTCGTAGTGAACAAACTTCGTGGCACATTCAACGCTGTAGCGGTAAAAGCACCTGGATTCGGCGATCGCCGTAAAGCAATGCTTGAAGATATCGCTGTATTAACTGGCGGTGAAGTGATCACTGAAGATTTAGGTCTAGATCTTAAATCT is from Bacillus sp. PK3_68 and encodes:
- the groES gene encoding co-chaperone GroES → MLKPLGDRVVIELVESEEKTASGIVLPDSAKEKPQEGKIVAVGNGRVLESGERVALEVAVGDRIIFSKYAGTEVKYEGKELLILRESDILAVTGE
- the groL gene encoding chaperonin GroEL (60 kDa chaperone family; promotes refolding of misfolded polypeptides especially under stressful conditions; forms two stacked rings of heptamers to form a barrel-shaped 14mer; ends can be capped by GroES; misfolded proteins enter the barrel where they are refolded when GroES binds) translates to MAKEIKFSEEARRAMLRGVDQLADAVKVTLGPKGRNVVLEKKFGSPLITNDGVTIAKEIELEDAFENMGAKLVAEVASKTNDVAGDGTTTATVLAQAMISEGLKNVTAGANPVGVRKGMDFAVQTAVEALKEISKPIEGKESIAQVAAISSADEEVGQLIAEAMERVGNDGVITIEESKGFTTELDVVEGMQFDRGYASPYMVTDSDKMEAVLENPYILITDKKIASIQEVLPVLEQVVQQSRPLLIIAEDVEGEALATLVVNKLRGTFNAVAVKAPGFGDRRKAMLEDIAVLTGGEVITEDLGLDLKSANITQLGRAAKVVVSKENTTIVEGAGDSAQIEARVNQIRVQLDETTSEFDREKLQERLAKLAGGVAVIKVGAATETELKERKLRIEDALNATRAAVEEGIVSGGGTALVNVYNKVAALETEGDVATGVKIVLRALEEPIRQIAFNAGLEGSVVVDRLKREEVGIGFNAATGEWVNMIDTGIVDPTKVTRYALQNAASVASMFLTTEAVVADKPEENAGGGMGMPDMGGMGGMM